Proteins encoded within one genomic window of Manis pentadactyla isolate mManPen7 chromosome 4, mManPen7.hap1, whole genome shotgun sequence:
- the ITGA10 gene encoding integrin alpha-10 isoform X3 has translation MELLTPHLFLPLMFLTGLCSPFNLDVHRPRLFPGPREAEFGYSVLQYVGGGQRWMLVGAPWDGPSGDRRGDVYRCPVGGSHSAPCIKGHLGDYPLGNSSHSAVNMHLGMSLLETDGDGGFMACAPLWSRACGSSVFSSGICTHVGASFQPQGSLAPTTQRCPTYMDVVIVLDGSNSIYPWSEVQTFLRRLVGRLFIDPEQIQVGLVQYGESPVHEWSLGDFRTKEEVMRAARNLSRREGRETRTAQAITVACTEGFSQSHGGRPEAARLLVVVTDGESHDGEELPTALKACEAGRVTRYGIAVLGHYLRRQRDPSSFLREIRAIASDPDERFFFNVTDEAALTDIVDALGDRIFGLEGSHGENESSFGLEMSQIGFSTHRLKDGILFGMVGAYDWGGSVLWLEKGHRLFPQRTALEDEFPPELQNHAAYLGYSVSSMLLRGGRCLFLSGAPRFRHRGKVIAFQLKKDGAVRVTQSLQGEQIGSYFGSELCPLDMDGDGTTDVLLVAAPMFLGPQNKETGRVYVYLVSQQSLLILQGTLQPEPPQDARFGFAMGALPDLNQDGFADVAVGAPLEDMHRGALYLYHGTQSGVKPHPAQRIAAVSMPQALSYFGRSVDGRLDLDGDDLVDVAVGAQGAAILLSSRPIVHLAPSLDVTPSAISVVQSDCRRRGQEAACLSAALCFQVTSHTPGHWDRRFYMQFTASLDERTAGARAAFDGSGQRLSPRRLQLSVGNVTCKQLHFHVLDMSDYLRPVALTVTFALDDTTKPGPVLSEGSSTSIRKLVPFSKDCGPDNECVTDLVLQADMDIRGSRKHPFVVRGSRRKVLVSGTLENRKENAYNTSLLLSFSRNLHLASFTHQRDSPVKVECAAPSPHARFCSVGHPVFQTGAKVTFLLEFEFSCSSLLSQVLVRLTATSNSLERNGTLQDNTIQTSAFIQYEPHLLFSSESTLHRYEVHPYETLPVGPEFKTTLRVQNLGCYVVGGLIISALLPAVAHGDNYFLSLSQVITNNASCIVQNLTEPPGLPVHPEELQNISRLNGSNTWCQVVRCHLEQLAKGTEVSVGLLRLVHNEFFRRAKFKSLTVVSTFELGTEEGSVLQLPEPFSWSESLLEVIQTHPALISLWILIGSVLGGLLLFALLVFCLWKLGFFARKKIPEEEKREEKLE, from the exons ATGGAGCTCCTCACCCCTCACCTGTTCTTACCCCTGATGTTCCTGACAG GTCTCTGCTCCCCCTTTAACCTGGATGTGCATCGCCCACGACTATTCCCAGGGCCACGGGAGGCTGAATTTGGATACAGCGTCTTACAATATGTTGGGGGTGGACAACGATG GATGCTGGTGGGCGCCCCCTGGGATGGGCCTTCAGGTGACCGAAGGGGGGATGTTTATCGCTGTCCTGTAGGGGGATCCCACAGTGCCCCATGCATCAAGGGCCACTTGG GTGACTATCCACTGGGAAATTCATCTCACTCTGCTGTGAATATGCACCTGGGGATGTCTCTACTAGAGACAGATGGTGATGGGGGATTCATG GCTTGTGCCCCTCTCTGGTCTCGTGCTTGTGGCTCCTCTGTCTTCAGTTCTGGGATATGTACCCATGTAGGTGCTTCATTCCAGCCTCAAGGAAGTCTGGCACCCACCACACAAC GCTGCCCCACATACATGGACGTTGTCATTGTCTTGGATGGCTCCAACAGCATTTACCCCTGGTCTGAAGTTCAGACTTTCCTACGAAGACTAGTAGGAAGGCTGTTTATTGACCCAGAGCAGATACAG GTGGGACTGGTACAGTATGGGGAGAGCCCTGTACATGAGTGGTCCCTGGGAGATTTCCGAACCAAGGAAGAAGTGATGAGGGCAGCAAGGAACCTGAGTCGGCGGGAGGGACGAGAAACAAGGACTGCCCAAGCAATCACAGTGGCCTG CACAGAAGGATTTAGTCAATCCCATGGAGGCCGACCAGAGGCTGCCAGGTTACTGGTGGTTGTCACTGATGGAGAATCACATGATGGAGAGGAGCTTCCCACAGCACTAAAGGCCTGTGAAGCTGGAAGAGTGACACGCTATGGGATTGCA GTCCTTGGTCACTATCTCCGGCGGCAGCGAGACCCTAGCTCTTTCCTGCGGGAAATCAGAGCTATTGCTAGTGATCCAGATGAGAGATTCTTCTTCAATGTCACAGATGAAGCTGCATTGACTGATATTGTGGACGCACTAGGAGACAGGATTTTTGGCCTCGAGG GATCCCATGGAGAAAATGAGAGCTCCTTTGGACTGGAAATGTCTCAGATTGGTTTTTCTACACATCGACTAAAG GATGGGATTCTCTTTGGGATGGTAGGGGCCTATGACTGGGGTGGCTCAGTGTTATGGCTTGAAAAAGGTCACCGCCTCTTCCCCCAACGGACGGCCCTGGAAGATGAATTCCCCCCTGAATTGCAGAACCATGCAGCCTACCTGG GTTACTCGGTTTCCTCCATGCTTTTGCGGGGTGGACGCTGCCTCTTTCTCTCAGGCGCTCCTCGGTTTAGACATCGAGGAAAGGTCATCGCCTTCCAGCTTAAGAAAGATGGAGCTGTGAGGGTCACCCAGAGCCTCCAGGGGGAGCAG ATTGGCTCATACTTTGGCAGTGAACTTTGCCCATTGGATATGGATGGGGATGGAACAACCGATGTCTTACTTGTGGCTGCCCCCATGTTCCTGGGACCCCAGAATAAGGAAACAGGACGTGTTTATGTGTATTTGGTGAGCCAG CAGTCCTTGCTGATACTCCAGGGAACACTTCAGCCAGAACCTCCCCAGGATGCTCGGTTTGGCTTTGCCATGGGAGCCCTTCCTGATCTGAACCAAGACGGTTTTGCTGATGTGGCTGTGGGGGCACCCCTGGAGGACATGCACCGTGGAGCGCTGTACCTGTATCATGGGACCCAGAGTGGAGTCAAGCCCCATCCTGCCCAG CGGATTGCTGCAGTTTCCATGCCACAGGCCCTCAGCTACTTTGGCCGAAGTGTGGATGGCCGGCTCGATCTGGATGGAGATGACCTGGTGGATGTGGCTGTGGGTGCCCAGGGAGCAGCCATCCTGCTCAG CTCCCGGCCCATTGTCCACCTGGCCCCTTCACTGGATGTGACCCCTTCGGCCATCAGTGTGGTTCAGAGCGACTGCAGGCGGCGAGGCCAGGAGGCAGCCTGCCTATCTGCAGCCCTTTGCTTCCAAGTGACCTCCCACACTCCTGGCCACTGGGATCGCAGATTCT ATATGCAGTTCACAGCATCACTGGATGAGCGGACAGCTGGGGCACGTGCAGCATTTGATGGCTCTGGCCAGAGGCTGTCCCCTCGGAGGCTCCAGCTTAGTGTGGGGAATGTCACTTGCAAGCAGCTGCACTTCCATGTGCTG GATATGTCAGATTACCTCCGACCAGTGGCCTTGACTGTGACCTTTGCGTTGGACGACACCACAAAGCCAGGGCCTGTGCTGAGTGAGGGCTCGTCCACCTCCATACGGAAGCTG GTCCCCTTCTCGAAAGACTGTGGCCCTGACAATGAATGTGTCACAGACCTGGTGCTTCAAGCTGACATGGACATCAGAGGCTCCAG GAAGCACCCATTCGTGGTTCGAGGCAGTCGGCGCAAAGTGCTGGTGTCAGGAACTCTGgagaacaggaaagaaaatgcCTACAACACCAGCCTGCTCCTCAGCTTCTCCAGAAACCTCCACCTGGCCAGCTTCACTCACCAG AGGGACAGTCCAGTGAAGGTGGAATGTGCAGCCCCTTCCCCTCATGCCCGGTTTTGCAGTGTGGGGCACCCTGTCTTTCAGACTGGAGCCAAG GTGACCTTTCTGCTAGAGTTTGAGTTTAGCTGCTCCTCTCTCCTGAGCCAGGTCCTTGTCAGGCTGACTGCCACCAG CAATAGTCTGGAGAGAAATGGGACCCTTCAAGATAACACAATCCAGACCTCAGCCTTCATCCAATATGAACCTCACCTCCTGTTCTCTAG TGAGTCCACTTTGCATCGTTATGAGGTTCACCCATATGAGACTCTCCCAGTGGGCCCTGAATTCAAAACCACTCTTAGG GTTCAGAACCTAGGCTGCTATGTGGTCGGTGGCCTCATCATCTCAGCTCTCCTTCCAGCTGTGGCCCATGGGGACAATTACTTCCTGTCACTGTCTCAAGTCATTACTAATAAT GCAAGCTGCATAGTACAGAACCTGACCGAGCCCCCGGGGCTCCCTGTGCATCCAGAGGAGCTTCAGAACATAAGCAGACTG AATGGGAGCAATACTTGGTGTCAGGTAGTGAGGTGCCACCTTGAGCAACTGGCAAAGGGGACTGAGGTCTCTGTTGGACTACTGAGGCTGGTTCACAATGAATTTTTCCGGAGG GCCAAATTCAAGTCTTTGACAGTGGTCAGCACCTTTGAGCTGGGAACTGAGGAGGGCAGTGTCCTACAGCTGCCTGAACCCTTTTCTTGGAGTGAG AGCCTCTTGGAGGTGATTCAGACCCACCCGGCCCTCATTTCCCTGTGGATCCTCATTGGCAGTGtcctgggagggctgctcctgtttGCTCTCCTTGTCTTCTGCCTTTGGAAG CTTGGCTTCTTTGCCCGCAAGAAAATCcctgaggaagaaaaaagggaagaaaaattggAGTAA
- the ITGA10 gene encoding integrin alpha-10 isoform X5 has protein sequence MCIAHDYSQGHGRLNLDTASYNMLGVDNDGCPTYMDVVIVLDGSNSIYPWSEVQTFLRRLVGRLFIDPEQIQVGLVQYGESPVHEWSLGDFRTKEEVMRAARNLSRREGRETRTAQAITVACTEGFSQSHGGRPEAARLLVVVTDGESHDGEELPTALKACEAGRVTRYGIAVLGHYLRRQRDPSSFLREIRAIASDPDERFFFNVTDEAALTDIVDALGDRIFGLEGSHGENESSFGLEMSQIGFSTHRLKDGILFGMVGAYDWGGSVLWLEKGHRLFPQRTALEDEFPPELQNHAAYLGYSVSSMLLRGGRCLFLSGAPRFRHRGKVIAFQLKKDGAVRVTQSLQGEQIGSYFGSELCPLDMDGDGTTDVLLVAAPMFLGPQNKETGRVYVYLVSQQSLLILQGTLQPEPPQDARFGFAMGALPDLNQDGFADVAVGAPLEDMHRGALYLYHGTQSGVKPHPAQRIAAVSMPQALSYFGRSVDGRLDLDGDDLVDVAVGAQGAAILLSSRPIVHLAPSLDVTPSAISVVQSDCRRRGQEAACLSAALCFQVTSHTPGHWDRRFYMQFTASLDERTAGARAAFDGSGQRLSPRRLQLSVGNVTCKQLHFHVLDMSDYLRPVALTVTFALDDTTKPGPVLSEGSSTSIRKLVPFSKDCGPDNECVTDLVLQADMDIRGSRKHPFVVRGSRRKVLVSGTLENRKENAYNTSLLLSFSRNLHLASFTHQRDSPVKVECAAPSPHARFCSVGHPVFQTGAKVTFLLEFEFSCSSLLSQVLVRLTATSNSLERNGTLQDNTIQTSAFIQYEPHLLFSSESTLHRYEVHPYETLPVGPEFKTTLRVQNLGCYVVGGLIISALLPAVAHGDNYFLSLSQVITNNASCIVQNLTEPPGLPVHPEELQNISRLNGSNTWCQVVRCHLEQLAKGTEVSVGLLRLVHNEFFRRAKFKSLTVVSTFELGTEEGSVLQLPEPFSWSESLLEVIQTHPALISLWILIGSVLGGLLLFALLVFCLWKLGFFARKKIPEEEKREEKLE, from the exons ATGTGCATCGCCCACGACTATTCCCAGGGCCACGGGAGGCTGAATTTGGATACAGCGTCTTACAATATGTTGGGGGTGGACAACGATG GCTGCCCCACATACATGGACGTTGTCATTGTCTTGGATGGCTCCAACAGCATTTACCCCTGGTCTGAAGTTCAGACTTTCCTACGAAGACTAGTAGGAAGGCTGTTTATTGACCCAGAGCAGATACAG GTGGGACTGGTACAGTATGGGGAGAGCCCTGTACATGAGTGGTCCCTGGGAGATTTCCGAACCAAGGAAGAAGTGATGAGGGCAGCAAGGAACCTGAGTCGGCGGGAGGGACGAGAAACAAGGACTGCCCAAGCAATCACAGTGGCCTG CACAGAAGGATTTAGTCAATCCCATGGAGGCCGACCAGAGGCTGCCAGGTTACTGGTGGTTGTCACTGATGGAGAATCACATGATGGAGAGGAGCTTCCCACAGCACTAAAGGCCTGTGAAGCTGGAAGAGTGACACGCTATGGGATTGCA GTCCTTGGTCACTATCTCCGGCGGCAGCGAGACCCTAGCTCTTTCCTGCGGGAAATCAGAGCTATTGCTAGTGATCCAGATGAGAGATTCTTCTTCAATGTCACAGATGAAGCTGCATTGACTGATATTGTGGACGCACTAGGAGACAGGATTTTTGGCCTCGAGG GATCCCATGGAGAAAATGAGAGCTCCTTTGGACTGGAAATGTCTCAGATTGGTTTTTCTACACATCGACTAAAG GATGGGATTCTCTTTGGGATGGTAGGGGCCTATGACTGGGGTGGCTCAGTGTTATGGCTTGAAAAAGGTCACCGCCTCTTCCCCCAACGGACGGCCCTGGAAGATGAATTCCCCCCTGAATTGCAGAACCATGCAGCCTACCTGG GTTACTCGGTTTCCTCCATGCTTTTGCGGGGTGGACGCTGCCTCTTTCTCTCAGGCGCTCCTCGGTTTAGACATCGAGGAAAGGTCATCGCCTTCCAGCTTAAGAAAGATGGAGCTGTGAGGGTCACCCAGAGCCTCCAGGGGGAGCAG ATTGGCTCATACTTTGGCAGTGAACTTTGCCCATTGGATATGGATGGGGATGGAACAACCGATGTCTTACTTGTGGCTGCCCCCATGTTCCTGGGACCCCAGAATAAGGAAACAGGACGTGTTTATGTGTATTTGGTGAGCCAG CAGTCCTTGCTGATACTCCAGGGAACACTTCAGCCAGAACCTCCCCAGGATGCTCGGTTTGGCTTTGCCATGGGAGCCCTTCCTGATCTGAACCAAGACGGTTTTGCTGATGTGGCTGTGGGGGCACCCCTGGAGGACATGCACCGTGGAGCGCTGTACCTGTATCATGGGACCCAGAGTGGAGTCAAGCCCCATCCTGCCCAG CGGATTGCTGCAGTTTCCATGCCACAGGCCCTCAGCTACTTTGGCCGAAGTGTGGATGGCCGGCTCGATCTGGATGGAGATGACCTGGTGGATGTGGCTGTGGGTGCCCAGGGAGCAGCCATCCTGCTCAG CTCCCGGCCCATTGTCCACCTGGCCCCTTCACTGGATGTGACCCCTTCGGCCATCAGTGTGGTTCAGAGCGACTGCAGGCGGCGAGGCCAGGAGGCAGCCTGCCTATCTGCAGCCCTTTGCTTCCAAGTGACCTCCCACACTCCTGGCCACTGGGATCGCAGATTCT ATATGCAGTTCACAGCATCACTGGATGAGCGGACAGCTGGGGCACGTGCAGCATTTGATGGCTCTGGCCAGAGGCTGTCCCCTCGGAGGCTCCAGCTTAGTGTGGGGAATGTCACTTGCAAGCAGCTGCACTTCCATGTGCTG GATATGTCAGATTACCTCCGACCAGTGGCCTTGACTGTGACCTTTGCGTTGGACGACACCACAAAGCCAGGGCCTGTGCTGAGTGAGGGCTCGTCCACCTCCATACGGAAGCTG GTCCCCTTCTCGAAAGACTGTGGCCCTGACAATGAATGTGTCACAGACCTGGTGCTTCAAGCTGACATGGACATCAGAGGCTCCAG GAAGCACCCATTCGTGGTTCGAGGCAGTCGGCGCAAAGTGCTGGTGTCAGGAACTCTGgagaacaggaaagaaaatgcCTACAACACCAGCCTGCTCCTCAGCTTCTCCAGAAACCTCCACCTGGCCAGCTTCACTCACCAG AGGGACAGTCCAGTGAAGGTGGAATGTGCAGCCCCTTCCCCTCATGCCCGGTTTTGCAGTGTGGGGCACCCTGTCTTTCAGACTGGAGCCAAG GTGACCTTTCTGCTAGAGTTTGAGTTTAGCTGCTCCTCTCTCCTGAGCCAGGTCCTTGTCAGGCTGACTGCCACCAG CAATAGTCTGGAGAGAAATGGGACCCTTCAAGATAACACAATCCAGACCTCAGCCTTCATCCAATATGAACCTCACCTCCTGTTCTCTAG TGAGTCCACTTTGCATCGTTATGAGGTTCACCCATATGAGACTCTCCCAGTGGGCCCTGAATTCAAAACCACTCTTAGG GTTCAGAACCTAGGCTGCTATGTGGTCGGTGGCCTCATCATCTCAGCTCTCCTTCCAGCTGTGGCCCATGGGGACAATTACTTCCTGTCACTGTCTCAAGTCATTACTAATAAT GCAAGCTGCATAGTACAGAACCTGACCGAGCCCCCGGGGCTCCCTGTGCATCCAGAGGAGCTTCAGAACATAAGCAGACTG AATGGGAGCAATACTTGGTGTCAGGTAGTGAGGTGCCACCTTGAGCAACTGGCAAAGGGGACTGAGGTCTCTGTTGGACTACTGAGGCTGGTTCACAATGAATTTTTCCGGAGG GCCAAATTCAAGTCTTTGACAGTGGTCAGCACCTTTGAGCTGGGAACTGAGGAGGGCAGTGTCCTACAGCTGCCTGAACCCTTTTCTTGGAGTGAG AGCCTCTTGGAGGTGATTCAGACCCACCCGGCCCTCATTTCCCTGTGGATCCTCATTGGCAGTGtcctgggagggctgctcctgtttGCTCTCCTTGTCTTCTGCCTTTGGAAG CTTGGCTTCTTTGCCCGCAAGAAAATCcctgaggaagaaaaaagggaagaaaaattggAGTAA